In a genomic window of Nitrospiria bacterium:
- the guaB gene encoding IMP dehydrogenase has translation MEEGLTFDDVVLIPAKSSVLPRLVETQTHLTRRIRINIPIISAAMDTVTDARMAIAMAQEGGIGIVHRAMSPKEQMVEVDKVKKSESGMIIDPITISPDQTIREALQLMARYRISGIPVTRGGKLVGIVTNRDLRFETRMNLKVSEVMTHKNLITAPEGTGLEEAKAILQKNRIEKLLVVNKAFELKGLITIKDIEKKIKYPNACKDASGRLRVGAAVGVGEDAMERVDLLSKAGVDLIVVDTAHGHSLSVLETVSKIKKNYPDLELVGGNVATAEATRDLIKAGVDGVKVGVGPGSICTTRIVAGAGVPQLTAIFHCAEAAAKPGVPIIADGGIKYSGDISKAIAAGADSVMIGSIFAGTEESPGETVLFQGRSYKVYRGMGSLGAMVKGGRDRYFQEHETESKLVPEGIEGRVPYKGSIASVVYQLVGGLKAGMGYCGCRTVKELQKKARFVKLTQAGLRESHVHDVIITKEAPNYRVERD, from the coding sequence ATGGAAGAAGGTTTGACGTTCGATGATGTCGTCCTGATCCCGGCCAAATCATCCGTGCTGCCCCGTCTTGTCGAAACGCAGACCCACCTCACCCGGCGGATTCGAATCAATATCCCGATCATCAGCGCCGCCATGGACACCGTCACGGACGCGCGCATGGCGATCGCCATGGCGCAGGAAGGGGGGATCGGAATCGTCCACCGCGCGATGTCTCCCAAGGAGCAGATGGTCGAGGTGGACAAGGTGAAGAAATCCGAGAGCGGAATGATCATCGATCCGATCACCATCTCGCCCGACCAGACCATTCGCGAGGCGCTTCAGCTGATGGCCCGGTACCGGATCTCGGGCATCCCCGTGACCCGGGGGGGCAAGCTCGTCGGAATCGTGACCAATCGCGATCTTCGTTTTGAGACGCGGATGAACCTGAAAGTCTCCGAAGTCATGACGCATAAAAACCTCATCACCGCGCCCGAGGGGACCGGTCTCGAAGAGGCCAAGGCGATCCTTCAGAAAAATCGCATTGAGAAACTGCTGGTGGTCAACAAAGCCTTCGAGTTGAAAGGACTGATCACGATCAAGGACATCGAGAAGAAGATCAAATACCCCAACGCCTGCAAGGACGCCAGCGGACGCTTGCGCGTGGGCGCGGCGGTCGGCGTCGGGGAAGACGCCATGGAGCGGGTCGATCTTCTGTCGAAGGCCGGCGTCGACCTGATCGTTGTGGACACGGCCCACGGCCATTCGCTCAGCGTCCTGGAGACCGTCTCCAAAATCAAAAAGAACTATCCGGACCTGGAGCTGGTGGGCGGCAATGTGGCGACGGCCGAAGCCACCCGGGATCTGATCAAGGCCGGCGTCGACGGCGTGAAGGTCGGGGTCGGACCGGGGTCCATCTGCACGACCCGGATTGTCGCCGGGGCCGGCGTCCCGCAATTGACGGCCATATTCCACTGCGCGGAGGCCGCGGCCAAGCCGGGTGTGCCGATCATCGCCGACGGCGGGATCAAATATTCGGGTGACATCAGCAAAGCGATCGCCGCGGGGGCGGACTCCGTCATGATCGGGAGCATCTTTGCCGGGACGGAGGAGAGTCCCGGCGAAACCGTATTGTTTCAGGGCCGGAGCTACAAAGTTTATCGGGGCATGGGTTCCCTCGGCGCCATGGTCAAGGGGGGGCGGGACCGCTACTTTCAGGAGCATGAAACGGAATCCAAGCTCGTTCCCGAGGGGATCGAGGGCCGCGTTCCGTACAAGGGCTCCATCGCCAGCGTCGTCTATCAACTCGTCGGCGGGCTCAAGGCCGGCATGGGCTATTGCGGCTGCCGGACGGTCAAGGAACTTCAGAAAAAGGCCCGCTTCGTCAAGCTGACGCAGGCCGGGCTTCGTGAGAGTCATGTGCACGACGTGATCATCACGAAGGAGGCGCCCAATTACCGTGTTGAACGTGACTGA